GTAGCCGAAGAAAACACACCTTACTCGTTAGAGTTAGCTGAAAAATTAGTAGTAGAAGCTGGCGGTGACCTAGATATGTTTAAAGCAGATCGTCAATCTGACTTTGTAAAGGAATCTTTTCAAACAGATCAACAAATTGCTCGTGAAATGGGGATCGTGAAACACCCTTCTGCAGTAGTTTATAATTATACATGTGATCGTGATTTTGGCGTACTCGTAGAAGACTGTGATTCAATGGATGAAATCAAAAGACTTTGTGAAACGTCAGAAGATAATCTACAGTATTTTCACGAAAAATTTGAATTAAATCACTTTGAGGAATCTCGTGTTCCTCATGGTCATTTACATTTACTTTGAGGAAAAAAAGAACGATCAGATTTCTTCTGAATAAGAGGAAATCTGATCGTTCTTTTTTATTGCTCTAAAGATTCTATAAGTTGTTCTAATTCATTTAATCTCGCTTCAAAAACCGTCATCGCATCTTCGATATACTCTGGTTTTGTCATATCTACTCCAGCTTTTTTCATTACCTCGATTGGATAATCACTACTTCCAGACTTCAGATAGGTTAAATAATTTTCTAAAGCTGAGGGCTCATTTGCTAATATTTTATTTGCTAGCGCTGATGCTGCTGAAAAACCTGTAGCATATTGATAGACATAATAATTGTAATAAAAATGAGGGATACGAGACCACTCTAATGAAATTTCTGGATCTTTCTTAACATCAGGTCCATAATATTTCTGATTCAGATCTCCGTAATACTCACCTAAATATTCACTCGTTAGAGGTGTTCCTTTAGCATCTTCCGTATGAATAAAGTGCTCGAATTCAGCAAATTGTGTTTGACGGAAAATTGTTCCTTTGAAACCATCCAAATAATGATTCAAGACATACGCACGAATTCGGGGATCTGTCTCAGTCTCCAATAGATATTCGGTCAATAGATTTTCATTTGTCGTAGATGCTATCTCAGCTAGAAAAATTGAATAATCTCCATAAACATATGGCTGATTGCTTCTAGTAAAATAGCTATGAACACTATGTCCCATTTCATGAACTAAGGTATATAGTTGATCCAAACTATCATGCCAATTCATTAAGATATATGGCGCTGTGTCATATGCCCCTGATGAATATGCCCCACTACGTTTCCCTTGGTTTTCAACAACATCGATCCATCGATCATTAAAAGCAGATTCAACAACCGTTAGGTATTCCTCTCCCATAGGTTTCAATGCAGTGAGGGCTTTCGCTTTGGCTTCATCATAAGAATACTTGATCGATGCTTCTCCTAAAATAGGCGTATACATATCATACATGTGCAGTTCGTCCACTTTCAATAGACGTTTACGTAAGGACACGTAACGATGCAACAATGGTAAATTGTGATTTACTACGTCCACCAATGTATCATAAACACTTTCAGGAATGTGGTTGTTACTTAGTGCTGCTGCTCTCGCTGAGGAATAGTTGCGAACTTTTGCTTTATAGTTATGCGCTTTAACATGCGAACTTAACGTTTGAGCAAATGTATTCTTAAACTGTTCATAAACGCTATATAGTCCTTTAAATGCTTCTTCGCGGACGCTTCTATGGATATTTTCCATCAATTGTCCATAGACACCATGAGTCAATTGGATCTTCTCACCATTTTCATTTTCGATAACTGGAAATTTTAAATCGGCATTATTTAAGATTGAGAACGTATTACTAGACGCTTCGAAAATTTCCCCTGCACCAGCCAATAAAGCTTCTTGATCAGCAGACAAGATATGCGGACGTTCACTTAAAATAGTTTCAATAAAATGACGATAGGTTGCCAATTTAGGATTTTCATCAAAATAACCCCAAATTTTCTCGTCATCCAACGATAATACTTCTGGTTCAAACCAAGCAACTGATTCACTAGCCTGAGCTAATAAAGAGCTTGCTCTAGCATAAAGGGCTTGATACGTTGTATTCGTCGTATCTTGGTCATTTTTCAAATGAGCATAAACATAAATGACTTCAACTTTACGATAAATCGCTAATAACATTTCAATGCTGCCTAGAAATGCATCACTGCCTTTATCTAAAGTCCCCTTAAACTGTTCAACTTCTTTCAACTCATCAGATAATGCTTGAAACGCCTCATCAAAAGCTTGATCATCCTTAAAAATTTTCGTTAAGTCCCACGTTTTTTCTACTGGTAAACTTGAACGTTCTGGTAATTGTTTCGCTTCACTCATTCGATCTACCCCTTTTCAATTATTCTTACAACAAACTTATCTTATCACATTTTTTAATGGAGTAGCAGTGATTAGATAGTTATTTTCAATTCTTTTCAACCATTCTAAAATAGTGGAGGTGCTTTGATCCTGTTGCTCAAGACTGACCTTCCAACCTGTTGGAACTCTGATTAAATGATGACAATCGATCAGATAATTGAATACTTGGTTCAGACAATAAGCCTGGAGGACTTTATGAGGGATATTAGGTAGCTCGTAAAATAACTCACTTCCTTTGGCTAATTCTTTTTCTAACGCATGGATCAGCTCAAAATGGCTAATAACATCCTGATCAAAAAACTGTACCAATTTCCAAATTCGGACTTTTAGCAGGAGGTCTGATCCCCTACAGCAGAAAATGTGTAGACCTGGATAATAAAACCAATTTGGTAATTGAATCAGATGAAAACGATTGTTATATAATTCAGCTTGAATCACTCGAATTTTCTCATCTCGTCGATATAATTTTTTATTCAAGTCAGAGTAATAACTATGTAATAGCTCACCTATTTTATATTTACGCTGACTATGAATATTGCCTTTAGTGGGAAAATGAAAGATATTTATCAATGACTCACTGTAAAAAGACCAAGTTTTCTTTGAAGCGAATAGCATTTTTTTCCAATCCTCTTCAATGTGAAAATGTACCGTTAATTCTGCTTGCTCCCAGTCGGCACTCCATAAGTAAAAGCCTAATTTTTCAGAATAACAACATAAATTTTTGGCTAATTCATTTAAACTATGATGCTTTGAGAATAACTTATTACCACAGATCCAAAGTGGGATATACCCGTGTTCCTGATAGCTACGAGTTCGTTCTACTAATCTTGAAGTACTTAGAGAACTGCATTGAATTTC
The DNA window shown above is from Enterococcus sp. 12C11_DIV0727 and carries:
- a CDS encoding ClpXP adapter SpxH family protein — translated: MIEIYLFVNPLGGICLNVEKDILKLVETENKKIQFRFIPLVNMRTINHLIKLFEIPAHDIEQRNQLFEDVYSAALDYKAAQLQGKKKGRHLLLGLQQAVAEENTPYSLELAEKLVVEAGGDLDMFKADRQSDFVKESFQTDQQIAREMGIVKHPSAVVYNYTCDRDFGVLVEDCDSMDEIKRLCETSEDNLQYFHEKFELNHFEESRVPHGHLHLL
- the pepF gene encoding oligoendopeptidase F yields the protein MSEAKQLPERSSLPVEKTWDLTKIFKDDQAFDEAFQALSDELKEVEQFKGTLDKGSDAFLGSIEMLLAIYRKVEVIYVYAHLKNDQDTTNTTYQALYARASSLLAQASESVAWFEPEVLSLDDEKIWGYFDENPKLATYRHFIETILSERPHILSADQEALLAGAGEIFEASSNTFSILNNADLKFPVIENENGEKIQLTHGVYGQLMENIHRSVREEAFKGLYSVYEQFKNTFAQTLSSHVKAHNYKAKVRNYSSARAAALSNNHIPESVYDTLVDVVNHNLPLLHRYVSLRKRLLKVDELHMYDMYTPILGEASIKYSYDEAKAKALTALKPMGEEYLTVVESAFNDRWIDVVENQGKRSGAYSSGAYDTAPYILMNWHDSLDQLYTLVHEMGHSVHSYFTRSNQPYVYGDYSIFLAEIASTTNENLLTEYLLETETDPRIRAYVLNHYLDGFKGTIFRQTQFAEFEHFIHTEDAKGTPLTSEYLGEYYGDLNQKYYGPDVKKDPEISLEWSRIPHFYYNYYVYQYATGFSAASALANKILANEPSALENYLTYLKSGSSDYPIEVMKKAGVDMTKPEYIEDAMTVFEARLNELEQLIESLEQ
- a CDS encoding competence protein CoiA; the encoded protein is MLSAYSNNKEMITLLNLSREEIEQLKTENYFCPACDHPVRIKNGKVKVPHFSHYNQSTCSVYSEGETIEHLTLKKMFVRWCEQEDLSYELEKYLPALHQRPDILIGNIAVEIQCSSLSTSRLVERTRSYQEHGYIPLWICGNKLFSKHHSLNELAKNLCCYSEKLGFYLWSADWEQAELTVHFHIEEDWKKMLFASKKTWSFYSESLINIFHFPTKGNIHSQRKYKIGELLHSYYSDLNKKLYRRDEKIRVIQAELYNNRFHLIQLPNWFYYPGLHIFCCRGSDLLLKVRIWKLVQFFDQDVISHFELIHALEKELAKGSELFYELPNIPHKVLQAYCLNQVFNYLIDCHHLIRVPTGWKVSLEQQDQSTSTILEWLKRIENNYLITATPLKNVIR